Within Wyeomyia smithii strain HCP4-BCI-WySm-NY-G18 chromosome 2, ASM2978416v1, whole genome shotgun sequence, the genomic segment CTCTCAGGCCAACATCCCATAATAATTGTACACTTGTTgaatgatttccaaaattgaatTAATTCTTCTTGATTAAATGTTATTCACCAAAATTAAATTCCAAGTCATTTAATTAGGGTAGGCAAAAAACGTCTATTTAAATATTTCAACGATCTGAATTGTACTTTGTTTGACAAACGCAAAATGGACAATAAATGCATGTATAAACATGAACAAGGGTAACAGCGCACAAACTTACAAATGCTATGTtcaacatatatttttttttaatagagaAAAATTACGGTCATGttaatgtttcaattttttgtttgtaaaaaGATCAGCATTGAAATAAATCTATAAGTCAGGAGAAGTACACTATTTTGTGTTATCACAAATGGTTTGGTAAATCAtgagaaaaatgtgaaaatcacattgaaaacatcatttttttgtttttgatattttttgtttttcttttcaaaaattcttAACAAAATGTTGAGCAAATATTTTCCAGAGAACATATTTTGTACAGATatgacttcgcagccgactgtttagggtacaggataattgcggggctagcgctaccatcctactgacacctacagtctctcccgagccgagacccCAACCTATGCGGACTGGCTTGTAAATATAAACATTCGATAAAAACCAAATAAACGGAATCGCGTAAGTATCAACAGAATAGATATAAGTACTTACATAGGTCCGGTGGGATGGTAGGGAATTCGTAAATGTGCTCGCAGGTATTTTTGGAGTATGGAATACAGTAACCAAACTCGAAGTCGAATGTTTTAAGTATCTTGTCTTGAAAAAAGTGTCTCTCAATCATTCGAAAGTTTTTTACACTTCTGCTGCCGACGGTGAACTCGACTCTGTAATAATCAATATATAAGAATCTTACTAGCATGCCAAGTTATGGACGTGTTGTTACACTTACGTTGCTCCGACGGTTTTCAACTTAAGAAATTGTGGTGTAAATTGGTATCGTACGTAACGTCCTGCGTTTGGCTCTAGAATGTCTTCCTCCTCACTAGCGGCAGCGGACGCACAGTCTTCGTTACTGGGCCCCGTATTTTTATTGCTTCCCTCGGTGGAACCCGCAGCTAAGTCTACATTTGGTTGCATTGCTTCAGCAACGGTGGGTTTGGCAATTTCGAAAAGCACTGCCCCACTTTCCATATCACGAATTTTGAAGCGAGTGAAATCGATTTCATAGATATTGGCATCCAGAGAGCATAGATAGTCATCAGTgattttgttcaatttcaatacatattCGGGCGTAATCACTTTCGGCGGTGCAGAACTATTAGGAGGTGTCGCTGAAGCTCCGGTGCCGTCACTAGCCGCAGAGGTACCAGAAATCGAAGATAACTTTTTACTGATAACACTCATATTTACTTGTTTTCTTTTCAGCAACCGGATAGTACTTTTCGAGCAAACACGAGCAATTTACACCTAGCAAAGCAAAACTACAGTATTTTGCCACTATTTATAAAATATCACGACTATTGTTCGCGATAGAACATTCCGTGACTTTTTTCACTCTCACGGGCACGGCAGTCTTTTGAAAACTAAACGTcacttttattattttcttttccttttttaaactCCTGATGTCGAATTTGTTTTGCCCGTTTTGCCGTAGTGCTACACCGTTTCTGCAGTCAATTTTTAGCTGTTGCATAAGTATATGTGTTTGTGTCGTTTGTGTATAGCTGTCATTCACGAGGAAAATTTATCTGGTTTTTTCAAAACATATATTTGGTTGATAAATGAACAAAATATATTATTGCTTTAAATTAGGATTTAAAActttcaaattattattttagtTTGAAACTAATCTGGCTTGCCGTTTAATatctaccgaaaaaaaaattttttttcttgtcattttttttattggcctcaattatgctaaaactatcctaga encodes:
- the LOC129722933 gene encoding protein unc-119 homolog isoform X2, which translates into the protein MSVISKKLSSISGTSAASDGTGASATPPNSSAPPKVITPEYVLKLNKITDDYLCSLDANIYEIDFTRFKIRDMESGAVLFEIAKPTVAEAMQPNVDLAAGSTEGSNKNTGPSNEDCASAAASEEEDILEPNAGRYVRYQFTPQFLKLKTVGATVEFTVGSRSVKNFRMIERHFFQDKILKTFDFEFGYCIPYSKNTCEHIYEFPTIPPDLCCEGRCFAFVVVQCGLQHRSARGTG
- the LOC129722933 gene encoding protein unc-119 homolog isoform X1; this encodes MSVISKKLSSISGTSAASDGTGASATPPNSSAPPKVITPEYVLKLNKITDDYLCSLDANIYEIDFTRFKIRDMESGAVLFEIAKPTVAEAMQPNVDLAAGSTEGSNKNTGPSNEDCASAAASEEEDILEPNAGRYVRYQFTPQFLKLKTVGATVEFTVGSRSVKNFRMIERHFFQDKILKTFDFEFGYCIPYSKNTCEHIYEFPTIPPDLFNDMISNPFETRSDSFYFVDNCLVMHNKADYAYNGGL